AACAGCCCGAAATGGGATCCGGCCAAACCCGAAGCGGTGACCGAAGACTGGATCGACGCGATCTTCGCGCCGCTGCCCGAGAATGAGAAATGGACCCCTCTAACCTGAACTTTACCGCCCATCCTTCGTCACCCCGGACTTGATCCGGGGCCCATAGCCTCGCTGCGAGATGGATGCCGGATCAAGTCCGGCATGACGATAATCCGGAGATTGCCGAATGACCTACGAAACCCTTCTCGTCGAAACGCGCGGCGCCGTCACGCTCGTGACGCTCAACCGCCCACAGGCGCTGAACGCGCTCAATTCGGGCGTTCTCGACGACCTGATCGCCGCCTTCGCCGCCTTCGAGGCCGACCCCGGCCAGCGCTGCGCCGTCCTCACCGGCGCGGGCGACAAGGCGTTCGCCGCGGGCGCCGACATCAAGGAAATGGCCGACAAGCCCGCGTCCGATTTCTACCTTGAGGATTTTTTCTCGAAATGGACGAGCGACTTCGTGAAAAAGGTCCGCAAGCCGTGGATCGCCGCGGTGAACGGCTTCGCGCTCGGCGGCGGCTGCGAACTTGCGATGATGGCCGATTTCATCATCGCATCGGACAAGGCGAAATTCGGCCAGCCCGAAATCAAGCTTGGCGTCGCGCCTGGCA
This genomic interval from Sphingopyxis chilensis contains the following:
- a CDS encoding enoyl-CoA hydratase-related protein; protein product: MTYETLLVETRGAVTLVTLNRPQALNALNSGVLDDLIAAFAAFEADPGQRCAVLTGAGDKAFAAGADIKEMADKPASDFYLEDFFSKWTSDFVKKVRKPWIAAVNGFALGGGCELAMMADFIIASDKAKFGQPEIKLGVAPGMGGSQRLTRAVGKAKAMEMCLTGRMMDAAEAERSGLVARVVEHATLVDEAVKTATTIASMPPMAAMVNKDMVNAAFETTLDQGLIYERRLFQILAATEDKAEGMAAFIEKREGVWKGR